The Pseudomonas asiatica genome has a segment encoding these proteins:
- a CDS encoding cold-shock protein: MSNRQQGTVKWFNDEKGYGFITPAGGGDDLFVHFKAIESDGFKSLKEGQTVSFVAERGQKGMQAAQVRPE, from the coding sequence ATGTCCAATCGCCAACAAGGCACCGTCAAATGGTTCAATGATGAGAAAGGCTACGGCTTCATCACCCCAGCAGGCGGCGGCGACGACCTGTTCGTTCACTTCAAGGCCATCGAATCTGACGGCTTCAAGAGCCTGAAAGAAGGCCAGACTGTTTCCTTCGTCGCCGAGCGCGGCCAGAAGGGCATGCAGGCTGCACAGGTTCGTCCGGAGTAA
- a CDS encoding I78 family peptidase inhibitor: MFRTRAYLATLAVAAVLAGCSTGGNSAGGAAPATPAGNDGRCEASGADFAIGKPASAELLEQARKASGSQMARILKPHDVVTLEYRSERLNLNVDEQGKVIRVNCG, from the coding sequence ATGTTCCGTACCCGTGCTTACCTGGCAACCCTGGCGGTGGCTGCTGTCCTGGCTGGTTGCAGCACTGGTGGCAATTCTGCTGGTGGCGCTGCACCAGCTACGCCGGCAGGCAATGATGGCCGCTGCGAAGCCAGCGGCGCCGATTTCGCCATTGGCAAGCCCGCCAGCGCCGAGCTGCTGGAGCAGGCGCGCAAGGCCAGTGGCTCGCAGATGGCCCGCATTCTCAAGCCGCATGATGTGGTTACCCTTGAGTACCGCTCCGAGCGCTTGAACCTGAATGTGGACGAGCAGGGCAAGGTAATTCGCGTCAACTGCGGTTGA